A stretch of the Lolium perenne isolate Kyuss_39 chromosome 3, Kyuss_2.0, whole genome shotgun sequence genome encodes the following:
- the LOC127325544 gene encoding uncharacterized protein, with protein MGEDEAEEEPIFDEPIFDDPDDDLGRAILDAKMNCGNEKERLKLEKMLEDHNKLLYPNCENGQKKLGTTLELLQWKAENGTSDKGFEKLLKIIKKMLPGENALPSTTYEAKKVVCPLGLEVQKIHACINDCILYRGEYENLNACPVCSALRYKIRRDDPGDVEGESTPRKRVPAKVMWYAPIIPRLKRLFQNKEHAKLLRWHKEDRKKDLILRHPADGSQWRKIDREFKSFSDDARNLILSGSRAPFIAHGQ; from the coding sequence atgggggaagacgaagctgaagaagagcccattttcgatgagccgatttttgatgacccggatgatgatttgggtcgggccattcttgatgcgaagatgaactgcggaaatgaaaaggagaggttgaagttggagaaaatgttagaggatcacaacaaactgttgtacccaaattgtgaaaatggtcagaaaaagctgggtaccacgctggaattgctgcagtggaaggcagagaatggtacttctgacaagggatttgaaaagttgctgaaaataataaagaagatgcttccaggggagaacgcatTGCCCtctactacgtacgaagcaaagaaggttgtctgccctctaggattagaggtgcagaagatacatgcatgcatcaatgactgcatcctctaccgcggggagtacgagaatttgaatgcatgccctgtatgtagtgcattgaggtataagatcaggcgagatgaccctggcgatgttgagggcgagtccacccccaggaagagggttcctgcgaaggtgatgtggtatgctcctataataccacggttgaaacgtttgttccagaacaaagagcatgccaagttgttgcgatggcacaaagaggaccgtaagaaagatttgatactgagacaccccgctgatgggtcgcagtggagaaaaatcgacagagagttcaagtcattttccgatgacgcaaggaacttaatcctttcggggagcagagctccattcATAGCACATggtcagtga
- the LOC127325521 gene encoding glucuronokinase 1-like produces MCIAVWGWGGGGGGEWVYCGLVYMDFSQEHMDKLGHGIYTPLDVNLLPPLYLVYAENPSDSGKVHSSVRQRWLDGDEFVISSMKEVAQLAYDGHNALLQKNYTELARLMNRNFDLRRQMFGDDVLGAVNIKMVEVARSVGAASKFTGSGGAVVAFCPDGDAQAELLKKACEEAGFVVEPIEVAPSVLTEEEVASLYKSPPVDKRIS; encoded by the exons ATGTGCATCGCTGTGTGGGgttggggtggggggggggggggggaatgggTCTACTGTGGCCTTGTTTACATG GATTTTAGCCAGGAGCATATGGATAAGCTGGGTCATGGCATATACACGCCGCTCGACGTCAATCTACTCCCCCCTCTCTATCTTGTCTATGCCGAGAACCCAAGCGACTCTGGCAAG GTCCACAGCAGTGTCAGGCAAAGATGGCTCGATGGCGACGAGTTCGTAATATCATCCATGAAGGAAGTCGCGCAGCTAGCGTATGATGGCCACAATGCGTTGCTGCAGAAGAATTACACTGAACTCGCGAGGCTTATGAACAGAAACTTCGATCTGAGAAG GCAAATGTTTGGAGACGACGTGCTTGGAGCAGTGAATATAAAGATGGTCGAAGTAGCGAGGAGTGTTGGCGCCGCGTCCAAGTTCACCGGCAGCGGGGGCGCGGTGGTTGCGTTTTGCCCTGATGGGGACGCGCAGGCGGAGCTCCTGAAGAAGGCGTGCGAGGAGGCTGGCTTCGTCGTGGAGCCGATCGAAGTCGCCCCGTCGGTGCTGACAGAGGAGGAGGTTGCAAGCTTGTACAAGTCACCGCCGGTAGACAAAAGGATATCATAA